The Pseudomonas pergaminensis nucleotide sequence GCAAGCCAGCTCCCACATTGACCCTGTAACGGCTTAGATCACGAACAGGTCCACAAACCGATTGACTGGGGTGGCCTCAAGCCGTGCCTGGTCCTTGCACAGCGCAAAAATCTCGGCACTGCGCTGCCCGGTGAACCGCGTCGCCAGGTTGGCCTTGAACTTGTCTTCGAGCAATGGAATGCCGTCCACCCGGCGACGGCGATGGCCGATCGGGTATTCCACCGCCACCTGTTCGGTATGCGTGCCATCCTTGAAGAACACCTGAACCGCGTTGGCAATGGAGCGCTTGTCGGCCTCCAGGTATTCACGGCTGTAGCGCGGGTCTTCGACGATGACCATCTTGTCCCGCAGTTCATCGATGATCGGATGCGCGGCGTGGAATTCATCCTCGTACTGCTCGGCCACCAGGTTGCCAAACGCCAGCGGCACCGCCGTCATGTATTGCAGGCAATGGTCGCGGTCGGCGGCGTTGGCCAGTTGGCCGACCTTGGAGATGATGCGAATCGCCGATTCATGGGTGGTGATCACGATGCGCTCGATTGCATGCAGGCGATCTTTCACCAACGGGTGCAACGTCACCGCCGCTTCGCAAGCAGTTTGTGCGTGAAACTCGGCGGGGAAGCTGATCTTGAACAGCACGTTTTCCATCACATAGGTGCCGTAGGCCTGGGACAGGCTGAACGCGCGCTTGTCCTGCGGCTTGAGCGCCAGGTCCTTGTTGGTGTGGCTGAACAACACATCGTAGAACCCCCATTGCGGCGCGCTCAATACGCCAGGAATGCCCATCTCGCCGCGCAGCGCGATATCCGCCAGGCGTACGCCCCGACTGGAGGCATCGCCCGCGGCCCAG carries:
- the prpD gene encoding 2-methylcitrate dehydratase encodes the protein MSANVDQNNRPDYDQVLQDIADYVLTYRIDSQDALDTARNCLMDTLGCGLLALRFPECTKHLGPIVEGTVVPFGARVPGTSFRLDPVKAAWDIGCIVRWLDYNDTWLAAEWGHPSDNLGGILAVADHLSQKRVANGDAPLTMRAVLEAMIMAHEIQGVIALENSFNRVGLDHVLLVKVASTAVTAKLMGANREQLLAALSHAFVDGQALRTYRHAPNAGSRKSWAAGDASSRGVRLADIALRGEMGIPGVLSAPQWGFYDVLFSHTNKDLALKPQDKRAFSLSQAYGTYVMENVLFKISFPAEFHAQTACEAAVTLHPLVKDRLHAIERIVITTHESAIRIISKVGQLANAADRDHCLQYMTAVPLAFGNLVAEQYEDEFHAAHPIIDELRDKMVIVEDPRYSREYLEADKRSIANAVQVFFKDGTHTEQVAVEYPIGHRRRRVDGIPLLEDKFKANLATRFTGQRSAEIFALCKDQARLEATPVNRFVDLFVI